From Triticum urartu cultivar G1812 chromosome 2, Tu2.1, whole genome shotgun sequence, a single genomic window includes:
- the LOC125540146 gene encoding UBP1-associated protein 2B-like, producing MAPKKRKADPAAAAGADPAAHHEKPEQKPRVGTIYYPITDDPPEPAADAAAAAALEEEDLAYDYEEEDVTKLLEPLSREQLVALLRAAAEASPATMAAVRRAAESDPASRKLFVHGLGWGAGVEDLRSAFSRFGELEDCRVITDKQSGKSKGYGFVLYQSRTSALRALRRPQLDIGGRLAFCHLAASGPAPPASQSHNPSSNANASSGTTNNNAPASSSSLPDNMQRKIFVGNVHADVDVNRLYEYFSQFGEIEEGPLGFDKSTGKPKGFALFVYKSVDSARRALEEPMRNFDGKMLNVQKAIDGRTKGSSGSNSSANNANATAASTQMTVPSIAAINPYDPSAYGAAAVHDMGFAQQAALLGMGAQQQAFAQPNTAMLAMMAAAMQNPAMLASLNPAFAAAALGAGGQSGIPGFGAQGFGTQGFGAAGVNFPNAAGLQGAAAYQGGPPGFQGTPGFPTSAGFQVGQAASQTGTTAAATGAAGGYQAGAAGQGQVSNTQIGGTGFQGGY from the coding sequence ATGGCGCCGAAGAAGCGGAAGGCGGATCCGGCGGCGGCCGCCggcgccgaccccgccgcccacCACGAGAAGCCCGAGCAGAAGCCCCGCGTCGGGACCATCTACTACCCCATCACCGACGACCCCCCGGAGCCGGCcgcggacgccgccgccgccgccgccctggaGGAGGAGGACCTCGCCTACGactacgaggaggaggacgtcACCAAGCTGCTCGAGCCGCTCTCCCGGGAGCAGCTCGTGGCCCTGCTCCGCGCGGCCGCCGAGGCGAGCCCCGCCACCATGGCGGCCGTGCGCCGCGCCGCCGAGTCCGACCCCGCCAGCAGGAAGCTCTTCGTGCACGGCCTCGGCTGGGGCGCCGGCGTCGAGGACCTCCGCTCCGCCTTCTCCCGCTTCGGCGAGCTCGAGGACTGCCGCGTCATCACCGACAAGCAGTCCGGCAAGTCCAAGGGCTACGGCTTCGTGCTCTACCAGTCCCGCACCTCGGCGCTCCGCGCCCTCCGCCGCCCCCAGCTCGACATCGGCGGCCGCCTCGCCTTCTGCCACCTCGCCGCCTCGGGCCCTGCACCCCCGGCCTCCCAGTCCCATAACCCTAGCTCCAACGCCAACGCCAGCTCAGGCACCACCAACAACAACGCCcccgcttcctcctcctcgctgCCTGACAACATGCAGCGCAAGATCTTTGTTGGCAACGTGCACGCTGATGTTGATGTAAATCGCCTCTATGAGTACTTCTCGCAGTTTGGTGAGATTGAAGAGGGGCCGCTGGGCTTTGACAAGAGCACCGGCAAGCCCAAGGGGTTTGCGCTGTTTGTTTACAAGTCTGTGGACAGTGCTCGCCGCGCCCTGGAGGAGCCTATGAGGAATTTTGATGGCAAGATGCTCAATGTGCAGAAGGCCATAGATGGGAGGACAAAGGGCTCATCCGGGTCCAACTCGAGTGCTAACAATGCCAATGCCACCGCTGCTTCTACACAAATGACCGTGCCCTCTATTGCCGCCATTAATCCATATGATCCATCAGCGTATGGTGCCGCTGCTGTTCATGACATGGGGTTCGCCCAGCAAGCTGCCTTGCTGGGGATGGGTGCACAGCAGCAAGCGTTTGCGCAGCCCAATACTGCAATGCTGGCCATGATGGCAGCCGCGATGCAGAACCCAGCCATGCTTGCATCGCTAAATCCAGCTTTTGCTGCTGCTGCATTGGGCGCCGGGGGGCAATCTGGCATTCCTGGTTTTGGAGCTCAGGGCTTTGGGACACAAGGGTTTGGGGCTGCTGGCGTCAATTTTCCAAATGCAGCAGGTCTTCAGGGAGCTGCAGCATATCAAGGAGGGCCTCCTGGTTTTCAGGGGACACCTGGGTTCCCCACTTCTGCTGGGTTTCAGGTCGGCCAAGCAGCTTCCCAAACGGGCACAACTGCAGCGGCCACTGGTGCTGCTGGTGGTTATCAGGCTGGGGCTGCTGGGCAGGGCCAAGTGTCCAATACCCAGATTGGTGGCACTGGTTTTCAGGGTGGCTATTGA
- the LOC125540147 gene encoding phosphopantothenoylcysteine decarboxylase subunit VHS3-like produces MDTAMHPAGGLADLLTDNAGTGTGTEGIICGMPDFKMGGKRGDESAPTDAGDEDGEDDDGDEDGDFAEGEEEISEGEEYDNPKASDAKKKQIGEGEENGEDDEEEQEEQDGGGGDDDDDDDDDDDNEDDDDDDDDVAAEDDEDGVEEEDDDQDNDDDEEDDDEDSLQPPKKRKK; encoded by the exons ATGGACACCGCCATGCACCCCGCCGGCGGCCTCGCCGACCTGCTCACCGACAACGCCGGCACCGGCACCGGCACCGAG GGCATTATTTGTGGCATGCCAGACTTCAAGATGGGTGGAAAGAGGGGCGATGAATCTGCCCCTACTGATGCTGGTGATGAAGATGGCGAAGATGATGACGGGGATGAGGATGGTGACTTCGCGGAGGGCGAAGAGGAAATCTCGGAAGGAGAGGAGTATGACAACCCCAAGGCCAGTGACGCCAAGAAGAAACAAATAGGCGAGGGTGAGGAGAATGGCGAGGATGATGAGGAAGAACAAGAGGAGCAGGACGGTGGAGGaggtgacgacgatgatgatgatgacgacgatgatgacaatgaggacgacgacgatgatgacgACGATGTCGCTGCTGAAGACGATGAGGATGGAGTAGAAGAGGAGGATGACGACCAGGACAACGACGATGATGAGGAGGACGATGACGAGGACTCGCTCCAGCCcccgaagaagaggaagaagtGA